The genomic segment CCCGCGAGGGAGAAGCGGCTCCACGCCATCCGGAAATCGGTCGTGTGACCGCGGTCGTACATCCACACCGCGGTGAACTGCGTCGCCAGCAGCATCATCGCCGCCAGCATCTCGAACGTCTTGAGGTCCTCGGGGTCGACGTGGCGGCCGGTCAGCTCGGCGTAGCGCCCCAGGAACCACTCCTGCTCGGCGATGCAGCCCATGAGCGGGCTGTGGGCGCGCAGGTGCTTGCCCGCCGCGCGCGCCATCGTCAGGTAGCCGAGGTCGAAGCGCGCGTCGCCGACGTAGACGAGCTCCCAGTCGAGGATCGCCCGCACCCGGTCGCCGGCCACGAGCATGTTGCCGATGCGGTAGTCGCCGTGGACCAGGCCGGTCCAGGGCTCCGTCGGCTCGCGCGCGGCGACCCAGTCGTAGGCCTCCTCCACGATCGGGTCGCGCACGAGGCGCTTCTCCTCGTAGACCGTGCGCCAGCGCGCCACGACGTCGGCGAAGCCCATGACCGGCACGCCCTGCGGAAGCCGTGCGGTGTCGCTGAGGTGCACGCGCGCCAGGTTCTCCACCATGTCGTTCGCGATGCCCCGGGGCCCCGCGTAGTCGGCGGCCAGCCGCGCCTGGTCGGCGCGGCCGTACATGTTCGGCGCCTCGCCCTCGACGTGCTCCATGACGAAGAACGGGCCGCCGAACGCGGTGCCCGGGTCCTCCTGCAGCGCGTGCACGCGCGGCATGGTGATCCCGGTGTCCTCCAGCGCCCGGTAGACGTGGAACTCGAGGGCCAGGTCGGTGTCCAGCAGCGCACCGCCGGGTCGCACCCGGACGACGAGGCGCCGCCGGTCCGTCGTGGCCACGTAGGAGTGGCGCGACCAGCCGCCGGCGAGCTGGTCGACCGCGATGACCTGCTCGCCGTCCAGCAGTCGCCCCGCGGCCTGCAGCGCGTCGCGGACCGCGTCGGCCCGTGCGTCGCTCACCCGCGCCCCGCCTCGATCGCGTCGGCCAGCAGCTCGACCTCGCGGTCGGCCAGGTGTGCGAG from the Baekduia soli genome contains:
- a CDS encoding phosphotransferase family protein, coding for MSDARADAVRDALQAAGRLLDGEQVIAVDQLAGGWSRHSYVATTDRRRLVVRVRPGGALLDTDLALEFHVYRALEDTGITMPRVHALQEDPGTAFGGPFFVMEHVEGEAPNMYGRADQARLAADYAGPRGIANDMVENLARVHLSDTARLPQGVPVMGFADVVARWRTVYEEKRLVRDPIVEEAYDWVAAREPTEPWTGLVHGDYRIGNMLVAGDRVRAILDWELVYVGDARFDLGYLTMARAAGKHLRAHSPLMGCIAEQEWFLGRYAELTGRHVDPEDLKTFEMLAAMMLLATQFTAVWMYDRGHTTDFRMAWSRFSLAGLRQDMARLMAW